In the genome of Candidatus Neomarinimicrobiota bacterium, one region contains:
- a CDS encoding DUF4445 domain-containing protein — protein MKTFKLTIQQANKKKILNIEEGSLLSRTLPDHGIPLDTPCGGYGSCGKCRITYLSTPPDPTPAEKKNILPESLKKGLRLACQHHVTEDTSIKIEELPEKKSLHILSDGIDLEGELDPDIPEGVSLNKPLGLAVDMGTTTLVLTLHDLKSGKRLGLRSAPNPQSLYGTDIISRATAATESPNEAKALQRLMIEKINDLIRDMTDTPRDIVHVVMAGNTVMSHLFLGLSMDSLVTAPYIAPVTDMQVLESKESGLTIHPRGKVSLLPCIGSFIGGDISADLLVCREILPEDVTYLLMDLGTNCEIVLKTPEISVAASAPAGPVMEGAGITCGMQAEAGAVSDLFFNGDGRFQAVTIDNEPAKGICGSGLIHSIHTLWKQKRITDDGRFVENIHKKGFMIDKNVYLSPRDIRAYQMAKGAIAATRKMLLQDAGLSVQDLDYLVLAGGFGHYIRPEAGMETGIFPRLPADAFLYLGNGSLGGCELILKNKQTVPVIQRLAQNTRHSELAGRPDFQEMYVMNMGVTSDE, from the coding sequence ATGAAAACCTTCAAATTGACAATCCAACAAGCGAATAAAAAAAAGATTCTGAACATTGAGGAAGGATCTCTCTTATCCCGGACACTCCCGGATCATGGGATTCCATTGGATACACCCTGCGGGGGATACGGAAGCTGCGGGAAATGCAGGATTACCTATCTATCCACTCCACCGGATCCGACCCCGGCCGAAAAAAAGAACATCCTGCCCGAATCCCTGAAAAAAGGGCTTCGCCTGGCCTGCCAGCATCATGTGACGGAAGATACATCCATTAAAATAGAAGAGCTTCCGGAGAAAAAGAGTCTTCATATTTTATCTGACGGCATTGACCTTGAGGGAGAGCTCGATCCGGACATCCCGGAGGGAGTATCTTTGAATAAACCTTTGGGCCTGGCCGTGGATATGGGCACCACCACTCTGGTTTTAACCCTTCATGATTTGAAAAGCGGCAAGCGCCTTGGGCTCCGAAGTGCACCCAATCCCCAGAGTCTGTACGGGACAGACATCATCAGCCGGGCAACAGCCGCGACCGAATCTCCCAACGAAGCCAAAGCACTTCAACGGCTGATGATTGAAAAAATCAACGACCTGATCCGGGATATGACCGATACACCCCGTGATATCGTCCATGTGGTCATGGCCGGGAATACTGTGATGTCACACCTTTTTTTGGGCCTGTCTATGGATTCTCTGGTCACGGCGCCTTATATCGCCCCGGTAACGGACATGCAGGTACTGGAGAGTAAAGAAAGCGGGCTGACAATCCATCCCCGGGGTAAGGTAAGCTTATTACCCTGTATCGGCAGTTTCATTGGGGGAGATATTTCAGCGGATTTACTGGTCTGCAGAGAAATTTTACCGGAAGATGTCACATACCTTTTAATGGATCTGGGCACCAATTGTGAAATAGTATTAAAAACACCGGAAATCTCCGTGGCGGCTTCAGCTCCGGCCGGTCCCGTCATGGAAGGAGCGGGAATCACCTGCGGAATGCAGGCTGAAGCAGGAGCTGTAAGTGACTTGTTTTTTAACGGAGATGGCCGGTTTCAGGCGGTGACAATCGATAATGAACCCGCAAAGGGCATTTGCGGCAGCGGACTGATTCACAGCATTCATACGCTGTGGAAACAGAAACGGATTACCGATGACGGACGGTTCGTGGAGAATATTCACAAAAAAGGCTTCATGATAGACAAAAATGTGTATCTGTCTCCCCGGGATATCCGGGCCTATCAAATGGCAAAAGGAGCCATTGCCGCCACACGGAAAATGCTTCTTCAGGATGCCGGATTGTCTGTCCAGGACCTGGATTACCTGGTTCTCGCCGGGGGATTCGGTCACTATATCCGTCCGGAAGCCGGTATGGAGACAGGAATTTTCCCCCGCCTTCCGGCAGACGCTTTCCTTTACCTGGGTAATGGAAGCCTGGGAGGATGTGAACTGATTCTGAAAAATAAACAAACCGTCCCTGTCATTCAACGACTGGCACAAAATACACGGCATTCCGAACTGGCGGGGAGACCGGATTTTCAGGAAATGTATGTTATGAACATGGGAGTGACGAGTGACGAGTGA
- a CDS encoding TusE/DsrC/DsvC family sulfur relay protein: protein MTEKKIVNVTVDVDAEGFMTDASQWNEEIARALAREEGIELTDDHFKVIHFMRKDYEENGTAPSIRRLNKVGGIPTKDLYSLFPDGPAKKAAKISGLPKPQGCV from the coding sequence ATGACTGAAAAAAAGATAGTCAATGTTACTGTCGATGTGGATGCGGAAGGGTTTATGACGGATGCATCCCAGTGGAATGAGGAGATTGCCCGGGCGCTTGCCAGGGAAGAAGGCATAGAGCTGACGGACGACCATTTTAAGGTAATTCATTTCATGCGGAAGGATTACGAAGAAAATGGTACAGCACCCTCCATCCGAAGATTAAACAAAGTCGGTGGAATTCCGACCAAGGACTTGTACAGCCTTTTCCCGGATGGACCTGCTAAAAAGGCAGCCAAAATTTCCGGTCTTCCCAAACCCCAGGGATGTGTATAA
- a CDS encoding DUF1641 domain-containing protein has product MSKELEKIHEKLDFLTEQVMITRRRQEELRELKEDFTPVVSDLFQTAVQELDDISAYFSYEDLLFLVKKLLRNTRTLIGLFERLESINDFVDDVTPLTRDMFDAALEKMDKLEKKGVFKLLKDGGELTDNVLQDYTSEAWKVPKKVSLFRLLRELNQPEVKRTFYVLLSILKSLGTQSPNPPINPSTNQSK; this is encoded by the coding sequence ATGAGTAAAGAACTGGAGAAAATCCATGAAAAACTGGATTTTTTAACGGAACAGGTGATGATTACCCGGCGAAGACAGGAAGAACTCCGTGAATTGAAAGAAGATTTTACACCGGTCGTGTCAGATCTTTTTCAAACAGCGGTTCAGGAACTTGATGATATTTCCGCCTATTTTTCCTATGAAGATTTACTCTTTCTGGTTAAAAAATTGCTGCGCAATACGCGAACTCTCATCGGTTTGTTTGAACGGCTGGAGAGTATCAACGATTTTGTGGATGATGTAACACCTTTGACCCGGGATATGTTTGATGCCGCCCTGGAAAAAATGGATAAACTGGAAAAAAAGGGAGTCTTTAAACTTTTAAAAGATGGTGGGGAACTGACCGATAATGTCCTTCAGGACTATACATCCGAAGCGTGGAAAGTACCGAAAAAAGTATCCCTTTTCCGTCTTCTCCGTGAACTAAATCAGCCTGAAGTGAAACGAACATTCTATGTGTTGCTGAGTATCCTGAAGAGCCTGGGGACTCAATCACCCAATCCCCCAATCAACCCATCAACCAATCAATCCAAATAA
- a CDS encoding DsrE/DsrF/DrsH-like family protein, translating into MSESKIKKVSIVISRGSLEGVYPGLIMANGARMEGIEATVFFTFFGLEAIMKKKADKIKVATVGNPAMHLPTLLGMIPGMSAFATHKMKKEMEKLDIPPVSEFIEMLSDAGAELYACKATVDMFHLTKEDFTPQVNDIINVATFYEKSAGAEIIFT; encoded by the coding sequence ATGTCAGAATCAAAAATAAAAAAAGTGTCCATTGTGATTTCCAGGGGATCCCTGGAAGGGGTTTATCCCGGTCTTATTATGGCAAACGGTGCCCGGATGGAGGGCATTGAAGCCACGGTGTTTTTTACCTTTTTCGGACTTGAAGCCATTATGAAAAAGAAGGCAGATAAAATTAAAGTTGCCACTGTGGGAAATCCGGCTATGCATCTTCCGACACTGCTGGGAATGATTCCTGGTATGTCCGCTTTTGCCACTCACAAAATGAAAAAAGAGATGGAAAAACTGGATATTCCACCGGTGAGTGAATTCATTGAAATGCTTTCTGATGCCGGGGCCGAACTCTATGCCTGTAAAGCCACTGTAGATATGTTTCATTTGACCAAAGAAGATTTTACGCCACAGGTCAACGACATTATCAATGTGGCGACATTCTACGAAAAATCAGCCGGAGCGGAAATTATATTTACATAA